The Thermotoga maritima MSB8 region CATGAACTTCGGTATGTCGTATTCTGGAGACATGAAAAATCCAGGTGCGATTTCAATCCCTTTTACTTTCCAAGCAATAAAGTTGTCGATCCAGATCGAAAGATAATAAAAGTATCCGATAAACAGGAGCTGAGGATGCTTTCTTGTTAGCAGAAGAAAATCAAATCCTATTCGGATCGAGCTTCTCAAATAGCTAAGAATGAGAAAATTCAGCATGAAGATTATCAGACCTATTCCAATGTCCAGTGTCAAAAGAAGCTTCTCTTCCATTGAAATGTCCCAGAAACGCGCAAGGAGAACAGAAACCACGATGCCACCTGCAAAAGCCAAAACTGCAAGCGATTCTTTCTCCGTTACAGAAGCAAACTGCATCAAAATCCAGACAAGCGAAAAGCCAACAAAAGTGTAACAGGCAAGGATCTTTTGAACCAGAGAATATTGATTGTTCACGGCAAAAAATATCAATCCGATCACAAGCGAAACAGAAAAAACCAGTAATACAGCACCTATATAGCTCTCATAGATCTTTCTCTGATCCCTTGAATAGATACAATTTGCTAGAAATCTGGAAATGAGAAAAGACATACCACCAGCGATTATCATTGAAAAGATGAGAGAATAACTCAACACACTGAGAAAGAAGGGAGAAGGTGAGAACCACCTGGACGACCATATGATGTAAAATAAAACCACCAACCACGGTGCAAAGTATACAAACGTCGAATAGAAAAATGCGAGCACATCCGAAAAAAGGTTGTTTCTTGAAAACAGAAGGTCAAAGCTCTTACCTGCCATCCTCTATTACCTCCGAGATCTCCATTTTGTATTCCCTCATCTCCACCACGCAAAGATCTTTATCTCTGAACAGGATCACCCCACCATGTACGTTCACATCGCCTTTAGCTTTCAAAAAGAAATACCGGGGAAGTTCAGCTGTTCTCGGAAGAACAATCACTATTTTTTTGTCATGATACAAAATTCTTGGCTTGTTTTCAAAATAATCTTTGAAAGTGTTGTATAGTTCCTTTGAATCCATATTTCTAAGCCAGGGATAATTTTCCTTCATGATTCGGAAGAAAGACCTGAGTTGATCAAACATCTCATTCCAACTGTACCTTTCTGGATTTCTGTCAAGACTTATGACATCGTCTGGATGAGAAAAGTGATGATAGGTTCCAAGATTCAAAAGGGTAGACACCGTTTCCATGAGAAGTCTCTGAAGAGGGTAGCAACCGCTCGTTGTTCTTGGGAGTATCAACGCATCATCCAGCAAGGTGAACTCTCCTGTACTGTCTTTTAGTGAATACGCCGTACCTATCACCTTTATCGTTGGAAATACACTTTTGAGAACTTCTATCCCCGCCTGATCTATTTCGTTGTTTGGAGCCACAAAAGCTACAGGTTCATAACTTGATGACAACTGACTAAGAAAAATTCTCAAAGACTTATATGCTTTTCCAAGTTCTTCTAAATCCCAATTCTCTGATTTCGGTGGCACATGATTGTAACCATGAATCCCTGTATCCACCCTTTCGTCTTCGATGAGGTTCTTCAAAACCTTAAGGGAACTATCCTTTTCAAGGAACTCAAAAAAGCCGTTGTAATCTGTCTTCTGCTCGTAACTCGTTACAAGAGCGGTGATGGGTTTTATAGAAAAATCCTCACAAAGTTCTTTCATATCACGCCACCAGATTTTATAATAGAAGATTTCATCGGTTGTACCTAAAATATCGTATTCGATACCATATGCAGGAAGTGGAAAATCGTCAAGAAAGACGGAAAAAGCGTTTACCATAGGAGATATCACAAAATCGGACGCTTCGAGAAACTCGTTGAATAGAATGCCTCTCGACCACTTTTCCAAAAGATCCTCAGGGAAAAAGACGAAAGCACCCTTTTCCCTCTTCTCCATCCAAGAAACAGGTGTCCCGCTAATTGTTATGAATGCTTTCGCGTTCTCGGGTGCTGGGATGTAGCCCACTTTTCTCTCACCAACGGTGATATCTTGAGGAATGTACAGATTCTCTTTTTCCAGAACAACTTCTCCCTGAATGTAATGCGTTCCACTTCCCACCAGTATTACAACACCGCCGTTCTCTAAGTAGGATTTTATTTCCTTTTCTTCCAAAAAGGATACGTCCGGAATCACGATTGCTCTGTATTTTTGAAGAACACCAGATCGAGAACTATCAACTTCAAAGAGGGCATACTCAAACATCTTCCTTATGTGATGATTTTCATCGAGCATCAGCACTTTGTTTTCACGATAACCGCCGACAATATCCATGACAATTTTTCTTAAATCAACAACAGGTTCACCGTTCTCATTGAAAGCGTGATCGAAAAGCGCCATGCCGCCAAAAGGTCCGTAGAAGATTACCGGATGCTTTCCTTTCTTCGTAACAGCGTACGACACTATTTTGACATTCGAAGAAAACACTTCGAAACCATCGAATGCTTTTTTAACGGGAAATGAGGGAAGTTTTATGAGATATCCATCTTCGATCTCGTAGCTAAAAACCGTCTCCTGTCGCCAACCGTATCTGAAAGACACACCCAAAAGGTTCAGAAGAGTGTTTATATCGCTCAGAGAGGGATTGTCCCCAGAAGAATCTTCGAACGCCCCCAGATTGTTTATGATGAACAGCTTGCCTCCATTCAAAAGAAAATCAACCAGTTTTTTCAAATATTTCTTCGCACCGGGCATCGAGGAAGAATAGTAACAGGTAATGACGAAATCGTAGTCCTCAAAATCGGGCAGTGATTTTTCCACGTCTACAAACTCGTAATCCTCCCCCAGAACTTCCGGCTCCGGAGCTAACCATGAAAGGATATTGTAACCATAGCCTCCTTCAGAACCTTTGTAGAGGAGGAGAGTCTTAGAAAAGAAGGGGAACGCAAGCAGAACAAGAATCAAAAGGAGGAATTTTCTCATATGTCTCACCTCAAAAACATTCTGTTCATTATTATAGTATCATTGTTTTTCATTTCCTCCTGCTCAACGGTTATGTCAACAGAGGGATGGTTCATGCCTTTTGACAATTGGCTTTATCAACTCCAGAACGCTGATCCCGTGGAGATATCTTCATCCGGCTTTGAAATTGCCGTTATAGATTACTCAAAAGACGGAAGTGAAAGTGGAGAATATTCACCTGAAGAGATTAAAATCATGGTAGATGCGGGAGTTGTTCCTGTTGCTTACGTCAACATTGGTCAGGCGGAGGACTATCGCTTTTACTGGAAAGAAAGTTGGTACACGAACACTCCTGAGTGGTTAGGTGAAGAAGATCCTGCTTGGCCAGGGAACTATTTTGTCAAATACTGGTACAATGAATGGAAAGAAATCGTGTTTTCATACCTCGATAGAGTCATCGATCAGGGATTCAAGGGAATCTACTTAGATAGGATCGATTCTTTTGAATACTGGGCTCAAGAAGGTGTTATTTCAAGACGAAGTGCTGCCAGAAAAATGATAAATTTCGTGCTGGAAATTGCTGAATACGTCAGAGAGAGAAAACCAGACATGCTGATAATACCTCAAAACGGTGAGAACATTCTCGATTTCGATGATGGCCAGCTTGCCTCGACTGTTTCGGGATGGGCTGTTGAGAACCTGTTTTATTTGAAAACAATCCCTCTTGAAGAAAACGAGACAAAGAGTAGATTGGAATACCTCATTAGATTGAATCGAAAGGGAAAATTCATTCTCTCTGTTGATTACGTCGATGACGGTTCTGATTCTTTTGAAAACATAAGCCGGATTCTGGATTACTACGAGAAGGCCAAAAGAAATGGATGTATACCGTACGCTGCTCGATCCGACTTGGAACTCGACGAAATGAATGTGATAGAGGG contains the following coding sequences:
- the pelG gene encoding exopolysaccharide Pel transporter PelG, translating into MAGKSFDLLFSRNNLFSDVLAFFYSTFVYFAPWLVVLFYIIWSSRWFSPSPFFLSVLSYSLIFSMIIAGGMSFLISRFLANCIYSRDQRKIYESYIGAVLLVFSVSLVIGLIFFAVNNQYSLVQKILACYTFVGFSLVWILMQFASVTEKESLAVLAFAGGIVVSVLLARFWDISMEEKLLLTLDIGIGLIIFMLNFLILSYLRSSIRIGFDFLLLTRKHPQLLFIGYFYYLSIWIDNFIAWKVKGIEIAPGFFMSPEYDIPKFMASLFFIPSLVVFNLSMETVFQRNYKGLMQSIVSDKPMRVISENLKKLSLSLRHAFSNMFALNMVAMISCFLLRDSLRLWFNLSESFNRIFVWDVVGVSMNIAFMSLLVASLHFEYYGIALEGTALVLTSNMILSVFFIENIPGLSFAVAFSGGFLYLLLRFKSKDFLYEVYTKQPLGLEKVKKTSWKPKEMIR
- a CDS encoding DUF2194 domain-containing protein, producing MRKFLLLILVLLAFPFFSKTLLLYKGSEGGYGYNILSWLAPEPEVLGEDYEFVDVEKSLPDFEDYDFVITCYYSSSMPGAKKYLKKLVDFLLNGGKLFIINNLGAFEDSSGDNPSLSDINTLLNLLGVSFRYGWRQETVFSYEIEDGYLIKLPSFPVKKAFDGFEVFSSNVKIVSYAVTKKGKHPVIFYGPFGGMALFDHAFNENGEPVVDLRKIVMDIVGGYRENKVLMLDENHHIRKMFEYALFEVDSSRSGVLQKYRAIVIPDVSFLEEKEIKSYLENGGVVILVGSGTHYIQGEVVLEKENLYIPQDITVGERKVGYIPAPENAKAFITISGTPVSWMEKREKGAFVFFPEDLLEKWSRGILFNEFLEASDFVISPMVNAFSVFLDDFPLPAYGIEYDILGTTDEIFYYKIWWRDMKELCEDFSIKPITALVTSYEQKTDYNGFFEFLEKDSSLKVLKNLIEDERVDTGIHGYNHVPPKSENWDLEELGKAYKSLRIFLSQLSSSYEPVAFVAPNNEIDQAGIEVLKSVFPTIKVIGTAYSLKDSTGEFTLLDDALILPRTTSGCYPLQRLLMETVSTLLNLGTYHHFSHPDDVISLDRNPERYSWNEMFDQLRSFFRIMKENYPWLRNMDSKELYNTFKDYFENKPRILYHDKKIVIVLPRTAELPRYFFLKAKGDVNVHGGVILFRDKDLCVVEMREYKMEISEVIEDGR
- a CDS encoding MJ1477/TM1410 family putative glycoside hydrolase, whose product is MSHLKNILFIIIVSLFFISSCSTVMSTEGWFMPFDNWLYQLQNADPVEISSSGFEIAVIDYSKDGSESGEYSPEEIKIMVDAGVVPVAYVNIGQAEDYRFYWKESWYTNTPEWLGEEDPAWPGNYFVKYWYNEWKEIVFSYLDRVIDQGFKGIYLDRIDSFEYWAQEGVISRRSAARKMINFVLEIAEYVRERKPDMLIIPQNGENILDFDDGQLASTVSGWAVENLFYLKTIPLEENETKSRLEYLIRLNRKGKFILSVDYVDDGSDSFENISRILDYYEKAKRNGCIPYAARSDLELDEMNVIEGIQPPEALKDYESRTYR